A stretch of DNA from Drosophila virilis strain 15010-1051.87 chromosome 5, Dvir_AGI_RSII-ME, whole genome shotgun sequence:
tctttcttttgtttttttttttcgaaattaaacaaattaaaaatcgtgCTCGTGCCATATTGCGTTATTAACTAATTACCTTTTTGTTATCGTGATTTTTTTAGTATATGTTTTTACATGCTTTGAACttgaatgttatttttttatgcttttcaattaaatgttaattttactAATATACATCGATAGCATTTGCATACatgttgcaattaaaattgattcgAAAACATGTtgctggcaacatgttgccaaggtgcgcatgtgtgtgtgtgtgtgtgtgtgtgtgagtgtgtgtgtcgtaATTTCGAGTGCAGCTATTCGTTGTGAATGGCAATGACTGTTTGATGTAATTCTAGTTAACGTTTTAACgtttttggcaaattgttgaattatcgattatatactatatatcgATTGCTTTAGTGCAGTCTGTGATGATTGGCCTTGGGCATGGCGCCGACAATGCGCACACGGCCCAAGGTGCCCActgcgccagcgccagcgccaccAGACAgccgctgatgctgctgttgttgctgctgctgctgttgttgctgctgctgctgctgatgttgttgttgcagcaattgcagttgctgctggtgacgctgctgctgctgcagtagctgctgctgttgctgctgcagatgttgctgctgctgctgctgttgctgtggatGGTACTGTGGCGTGTGTTTGGCATCGTTGCAATCACAGAattgcggcggcggcgccagTACCAGATTCTCGGTGCACAGCTGCAGATTGTTGTTGCCCGGCTgcggcacagcagcagcagcagcaacggcagcagaaGGCACAGCCACCAGTTGGCCGCTGGGCAGCATGCCCACAATATGCGTGgccatctgctgctgctgctgctgctgctggtggtgctgtagatgttgctgctgtgttggCTCACCGTCGCTGTCTGCCTCGAGGGGCGGCGGCAACTGGACCAGCGAGACGGCGGTGGTGCGCGTGGCGCCACGCTGCATGGCAATGGCCGCCGCCTGTTTACGCGTGAGCGAATTGTGGCGCTGAAAGGCCTTGGCCGGCGGCGACGGACTTAGCTCGCCGTCATCATCATCCAGATCGGAGCGCTGCTCTAGCTCCGAGTCGTGGCTcttgtgcagctgctgttgctgtttggcGACCAGGGCGGCAGTGCTGGCGCCACCAGCGGCCGCTGCTTTGGCTTTGAGTATCTGCTGCAAGTGTTGCTGATgcgccagttgctgttgttgctgctgcagtatCTGCTGCTGTGTGGCAATCAGCTTCAGATTGGGATTCGATTGatgatgcagctgctgctgctgctgttgctgctgcagctgttgctggtgaTGCACATTGGGTATGCGGCCCAGCACTTGAGGACTGAGCACCGGctgattcgatttgatttgagctgttgctgctgttgctggcagcTTGTTAGCAACAGTTGTAGCTGGCTTGCTgctcagctgttgctgctgctgctgtatgaCTGgtgcatgttgctgctgcactaGTTGCTTAACTGTcagcgttgttgttgctgctgctgttgctgctgtgttgttgctgctgttgctgttgttgttgtgattgccgctggcattgttgttgaGATTGCCAGTGGATGTGGACTTGGTGGCCGCCTCgtaggcagcagcagcgtggGCTACATTTGTGCCCGCGTTAATGTTGCTGCTAGCTTTTGtgttgccagttgctgttgctgttgctgttgctgttgctgcaccAATACTGATGGTTGTCTTGGCCAGGGGCTTAGCCGGCGGATCGGGTATGGTCTTGGGCTCTTCGACAATGGTCACGCTTGGCTTCTTCTTGATGGTATCCGTGGGCTTGCCAACGCCCGTAGCCAGTAGCTCCTGATCGCTGCTCACGCCGGAACTGCTGTTGTCGCACTCGTCCTCGCCAGCAGCAGGCtgtggcagcaactgttgcggctgctgcgcctgttgctgctgttgctcgtcTTCCTTCTTGAGGAAGCCGTTGGGCGAGGACTTGGAGGTCTTAAGATTGCTGCGTATGCGCTGAATTTCCTCCACGGACAGCGAGTGCGAAATGGAGGCACCTGAGCCAGAGGCAGAGCTGCTGCCGCTAAAAAGGAGCAAAGAGAAGGAGTGAGTGGCAGGAGTTCTGTTAACAGCTATTTGTGGCACTTACCTGGCCTGACTGTTGCCGCTTGTTTCCGGCACATCGAAAAGCGCAATTTTCTCATTGAGCTTCGTGTTGCGCGCCACCAGAATCGAGTTCTCATCCTCGCCATCCGACTCGCTGCAGCTGTAATCCGGCTCGGGAATGGGCGGTGCCGCGCCAGCTGTGGCACCTGCAACAGTTGCCGTTGCATTGCCattcgcctgctgctgctcttgtgcggcagctgctgctggcggtggTTGTGGCGCCGGCGGTGGCGGAGCTGGCGGCGATtgaggtgctgctgctgctgcggcttgtGCTGTTGtcggctgtggctgctgtaGCTGTGGCGCCGCATAATGGGAGCCGGCTGAAGCAGGTGCCTGGGCACGCAGCTGAGTGGGCGCCGCATATTGACtgacatgttgctgctgcggctgctgctgttgttgctgtgagGCGGCTTCCTGCTGCGGCTTCTCCTGCGCCTGCCGTAGCTTCCAGGCCATCACGTTGCGCAGCTCCTGCGGCGAGGCATAGATCTTGGCATTGGCCGATGGATTGAAGCTGCTCTGGACGCCATCGATGGCCGCCGAGGTGACTGCGTCGTTCTCGGCGCGCTTCTTCAGCTTCTGTTGCAAGGATATTGTGCTCTCGTACTCCGATACGCTACTGCGCGTCTCCACCTTGACCACCTGGCCGacgggcggcggcggcggtgggtgattgggcggcggcagcactgctccaccagcagcagcagcagcagcagcagctttgctCTCCTCCTTGTGGCCCGCCGTGTTGAGGCGCTGTAGCGAGGCGTGCAATGTGGCCACGTCGTCCTGCGAGTGGTGGCCCTTGCCCGCCGCCTGCCAGATGGACGAGGCGGAGCCGTGCAGCTGCGGCCCGTGCAGATCGGGCGTTGAGTGGAAACGCTTCAGATCGCGACCGCTGCCAACAATCGCCCCACCtactgtgggcgtggccactGGCTTGCCGCGCAGCGTGCCATTACCGTGCTTGCTCCTGGCCGTCTTGCGCTTCATCTCGGCTACGCTGCCATAGACCAGCGGCCCGGTGCGCATGGGTGAGCCATTGGCAGCTGGGGGCGTGGCGGCACCACTGTCCGTGCCCGACTGGAAGCGCGAGCTGGTCATCATGGTCGCATAACGGCTGGCGCTCGAGGCGCTGCCCTCGCCCTGCTGCCGCTGGAAGAGCTCCTCCAGCTCGGCGGCGGTTATGCGGCTGGATGTGGGCCGCGCCTTGATGCTGGCCGTGCGCAGCTGTACCGGTGTGCCCggatgtgtgggtgtgggcgtTGCAATGGACTCCACCGAATTGGATTTGGTATGCGGCACCTCGTCCTGCTCCTTCTCGCCGCCATTCTCCAGGCCGGCGACCATAGACTTGGCCCTGGCACGTCCCACACTAAGCGTCGTCTTGGGATCACGTCGTGGCGGCATGGGCGCCATGCGCAcgctgccaccgccgcccGAGGCGGAGCTGCCGCTGGCATGACTGCCCGGGCCCATGGACATCTTACGCGGCAGCGTGGCGCACTGGCGGTGCGCGCTCTGCGGCGTGCTGGGTCCACTGTTCAGATGTTGGCTGCCGGCGCGTGCGCCACTCGGCAAGTACTGAGCGCTAGCCTGCATCTGGAGCGGAAACTGTGGCGAGACAACGGTCATGTTGACCAGGGCGCCCGCCGAGCGTATCATCTCGACGACCTGTTCGTGCGAGGCGGCGCTGACATCTTCGCCGTTGATGGTGAGCAAAAAGTCGCCCGGACGCAGTCCGGCCATGTCAGCGACACCGCCGGGATCCACGT
This window harbors:
- the Prosap gene encoding SH3 and multiple ankyrin repeat domains protein 1 isoform X4, coding for MDSTSGPGAFDDEPPPEPRDGWLLVRIHVPELNVYKCLQFPSERLVWDVKQQVLASLPKELKESFNYGLFAPPSNGKAGKFLDEERRLGDYPFNGPVGYLELKYKRRVYKMLTLDERQLKALHTRANLRRFLECINGGHVEKIAKMCAKGLDPNFHCSESGETPLSVATGAKKPNKLLIALVNGGALLDYRTKDGTTALHRAVEHDSLEAVSTLLELGASPNYRDGRGITPLYISITRKCEAKITESLLHDHATLGIQDSQGWNEVHQVAVIAGNLELAEIIENYKSEDIVPFRGPPRYNPKRRSGIGWLSANGAAGAGLLAAAAGGLDGAGGAGAGPGGGMCVNGNGGGSLMGTLSRQQLQQLQPHQTQNQPHNHNQHVQHLHHQHQHQQPHLQLHGPPSPCPSEHMLGAYSSASSSLSEGSSGHRSHEDDISIVTDKSLGDTSDIISDSSGVGTNSDSAACSIGHPSTTVVCMEPYAGNTVGHIRLQPGDVIEVVGSTDCGLLEGYVRGTNQSGFFPADCVQEVNLRQKHITNVMTASTGMAAPQQQQPLQPQPASYQGSPQLSLGGHSGSSSTLLHQPHQSPSLSMTSNGSCQQQQQHLAEGNGGHMGNNSIGQYSSATAPRIKKGAYNAPRSVVLHRAKRGFGFILRGAKASSQLMQLRPSERFPALQYLDDVDPGGVADMAGLRPGDFLLTINGEDVSAASHEQVVEMIRSAGALVNMTVVSPQFPLQMQASAQYLPSGARAGSQHLNSGPSTPQSAHRQCATLPRKMSMGPGSHASGSSASGGGGSVRMAPMPPRRDPKTTLSVGRARAKSMVAGLENGGEKEQDEVPHTKSNSVESIATPTPTHPGTPVQLRTASIKARPTSSRITAAELEELFQRQQGEGSASSASRYATMMTSSRFQSGTDSGAATPPAANGSPMRTGPLVYGSVAEMKRKTARSKHGNGTLRGKPVATPTVGGAIVGSGRDLKRFHSTPDLHGPQLHGSASSIWQAAGKGHHSQDDVATLHASLQRLNTAGHKEESKAAAAAAAAGGAVLPPPNHPPPPPPVGQVVKVETRSSVSEYESTISLQQKLKKRAENDAVTSAAIDGVQSSFNPSANAKIYASPQELRNVMAWKLRQAQEKPQQEAASQQQQQQPQQQHVSQYAAPTQLRAQAPASAGSHYAAPQLQQPQPTTAQAAAAAAPQSPPAPPPPAPQPPPAAAAAQEQQQANGNATATVAGATAGAAPPIPEPDYSCSESDGEDENSILVARNTKLNEKIALFDVPETSGNSQASGSSSASGSGASISHSLSVEEIQRIRSNLKTSKSSPNGFLKKEDEQQQQQAQQPQQLLPQPAAGEDECDNSSSGVSSDQELLATGVGKPTDTIKKKPSVTIVEEPKTIPDPPAKPLAKTTISIGAATATATATATGNTKASSNINAGTNVAHAAAAYEAATKSTSTGNLNNNASGNHNNNSNSSNNTAATAAATTTLTVKQLVQQQHAPVIQQQQQQLSSKPATTVANKLPATAATAQIKSNQPVLSPQVLGRIPNVHHQQQLQQQQQQQQLHHQSNPNLKLIATQQQILQQQQQQLAHQQHLQQILKAKAAAAGGASTAALVAKQQQQLHKSHDSELEQRSDLDDDDGELSPSPPAKAFQRHNSLTRKQAAAIAMQRGATRTTAVSLVQLPPPLEADSDGEPTQQQHLQHHQQQQQQQQMATHIVGMLPSGQLVAVPSAAVAAAAAVPQPGNNNLQLCTENLVLAPPPQFCDCNDAKHTPQYHPQQQQQQQQHLQQQQQQLLQQQQRHQQQLQLLQQQHQQQQQQQQQQQQQQQHQRLSGGAGAGAVGTLGRVRIVGAMPKANHHRLH
- the Prosap gene encoding SH3 and multiple ankyrin repeat domains protein 1 isoform X1 yields the protein MDSTSGPGAFDDEPPPEPRDGWLLVRIHVPELNVYKCLQFPSERLVWDVKQQVLASLPKVAFWFKELKESFNYGLFAPPSNGKAGKFLDEERRLGDYPFNGPVGYLELKYKRRVYKMLTLDERQLKALHTRANLRRFLECINGGHVEKIAKMCAKGLDPNFHCSESGETPLSVATGAKKPNKLLIALVNGGALLDYRTKDGTTALHRAVEHDSLEAVSTLLELGASPNYRDGRGITPLYISITRKCEAKITESLLHDHATLGIQDSQGWNEVHQACRHGLVQHLEHLLFYGADMDGRNASGNSPLHVCAVNNQEACARMLLFRGAQRGAQNFANQTPYQVAVIAGNLELAEIIENYKSEDIVPFRGPPRYNPKRRSGIGWLSANGAAGAGLLAAAAGGLDGAGGAGAGPGGGMCVNGNGGGSLMGTLSRQQLQQLQPHQTQNQPHNHNQHVQHLHHQHQHQQPHLQLHGPPSPCPSEHMLGAYSSASSSLSEGSSGHRSHEDDISIVTDKSLGDTSDIISDSSGVGTNSDSAACSIGHPSTTVVCMEPYAGNTVGHIRLQPGDVIEVVGSTDCGLLEGYVRGTNQSGFFPADCVQEVNLRQKHITNVMTASTGMAAPQQQQPLQPQPASYQGSPQLSLGGHSGSSSTLLHQPHQSPSLSMTSNGSCQQQQQHLAEGNGGHMGNNSIGQYSSATAPRIKKGAYNAPRSVVLHRAKRGFGFILRGAKASSQLMQLRPSERFPALQYLDDVDPGGVADMAGLRPGDFLLTINGEDVSAASHEQVVEMIRSAGALVNMTVVSPQFPLQMQASAQYLPSGARAGSQHLNSGPSTPQSAHRQCATLPRKMSMGPGSHASGSSASGGGGSVRMAPMPPRRDPKTTLSVGRARAKSMVAGLENGGEKEQDEVPHTKSNSVESIATPTPTHPGTPVQLRTASIKARPTSSRITAAELEELFQRQQGEGSASSASRYATMMTSSRFQSGTDSGAATPPAANGSPMRTGPLVYGSVAEMKRKTARSKHGNGTLRGKPVATPTVGGAIVGSGRDLKRFHSTPDLHGPQLHGSASSIWQAAGKGHHSQDDVATLHASLQRLNTAGHKEESKAAAAAAAAGGAVLPPPNHPPPPPPVGQVVKVETRSSVSEYESTISLQQKLKKRAENDAVTSAAIDGVQSSFNPSANAKIYASPQELRNVMAWKLRQAQEKPQQEAASQQQQQQPQQQHVSQYAAPTQLRAQAPASAGSHYAAPQLQQPQPTTAQAAAAAAPQSPPAPPPPAPQPPPAAAAAQEQQQANGNATATVAGATAGAAPPIPEPDYSCSESDGEDENSILVARNTKLNEKIALFDVPETSGNSQASGSSSASGSGASISHSLSVEEIQRIRSNLKTSKSSPNGFLKKEDEQQQQQAQQPQQLLPQPAAGEDECDNSSSGVSSDQELLATGVGKPTDTIKKKPSVTIVEEPKTIPDPPAKPLAKTTISIGAATATATATATGNTKASSNINAGTNVAHAAAAYEAATKSTSTGNLNNNASGNHNNNSNSSNNTAATAAATTTLTVKQLVQQQHAPVIQQQQQQLSSKPATTVANKLPATAATAQIKSNQPVLSPQVLGRIPNVHHQQQLQQQQQQQQLHHQSNPNLKLIATQQQILQQQQQQLAHQQHLQQILKAKAAAAGGASTAALVAKQQQQLHKSHDSELEQRSDLDDDDGELSPSPPAKAFQRHNSLTRKQAAAIAMQRGATRTTAVSLVQLPPPLEADSDGEPTQQQHLQHHQQQQQQQQMATHIVGMLPSGQLVAVPSAAVAAAAAVPQPGNNNLQLCTENLVLAPPPQFCDCNDAKHTPQYHPQQQQQQQQHLQQQQQQLLQQQQRHQQQLQLLQQQHQQQQQQQQQQQQQQQHQRLSGGAGAGAVGTLGRVRIVGAMPKANHHRLH